One window of Quercus robur chromosome 5, dhQueRobu3.1, whole genome shotgun sequence genomic DNA carries:
- the LOC126728629 gene encoding SNF2 domain-containing protein CLASSY 3-like gives MDTIASRTRQKQALGLPISTRTRTRNRQVLKSERKKRKEINGVDWAGRNRKKYKVLRLGAESSDTNFICIDGNEKDDLSDEKDLKESCVLNSDRADKLLCDDSDAVADLGEEAKDVHDGGREDVENVDMNRGSGRPKGAVFGVKRRIDGLDMWINLDFVDDNANLRCASQRTRSHFHSKWDKKETKLGTLSCPIIVDEEEASKENNSDEGDDISDDVGDFKVVSTGKKLQTNKSKGKRAEKIDDKGENPIQESAPSRDADSNPPAAEMTLPLKFTFGVEEEPEPPEKTEEEKELDRLWDELDYCLRLTEIDSDDPDKVEDNEKVDRATLCPFRGDHDLILDEQIGRICRYCNYVAQEIKDITLPSSNFCLRKLGWRDSREMNRSHSDELKSQDSGSAFNSGCDPEVPAEGTVWDIIPNLKTYMYPHQCEGFEFIWKNIAGGIHLEKFKNQTTFAGASGCIISHAPGTGKTCLTISFLRTYLKLYPTCRPLIIAPCNMFQTWENEFKKWEFDIPFHNLSHPKLSGKDDIRKSMMNSWKHEKSILWMSYTLYEELTARDYNFRKILLDDPGLVVLDEGHIPRNENSLIFQVLSNIKTEKRIILSGTPFQNNFEELYNSLCLARPKFSREKGKWDALTSSFTNITNENVKKEKLKRVRDMIDPFVHVHKGSILQEKLPGLRDSLVILHPTQLQKSLLQDLKNDYGTTKNHLKYDHYKSLISVHPSLLLKCGKEEFPSNKQKKLERLRLNAEVGVKTKFLIEFIRLSMALKEKVLVFSQHLEPLSLIMDQLQSHFGWTEGNEVLYMDGKMEIMQRQSSINVFNDPISEAKVLFASTRACSEGISLVGASRVVLLDVVWNPAVERQAVCRAYRLGQRKVVYIYHLIASGAEEEEKYNLQFEKDMLSELLFSSSSQSDDQQKISPKVLEDKILDGLVECKKLKYMFKEIRHQKKSGSTNC, from the exons ATGGACACCATAGCAAGCAGAACCAGGCAAAAGCAAGCACTTGGGTTGCCTATATCCACCAGAACCAGAACCCGGAACAGGCAAGTTCTGAAAAGCGAgaggaagaaaaggaaggaGATTAATGGGGTTGACTGGGCTGGTAGGAAtaggaaaaaatataaagtgCTGAGATTGGGGGCGGAGAGTAGtgatacaaattttatttgtattgatGGTAatgaaaaagatgatttgaGTGATGAGAAAGATTTGAAGGAAAGCTGTGTTCTGAATTCTGATAGAGCTGACAAACTTCTTTGTGATGATTCGGATGCGGTGGCTGATTTGGGAGAAGAAGCTAAGGATGTTCATGATGGTGGGCGAGAAGATGTGGAAAATGTGGATATGAATAGAGGAAGTGGTAGACCAAAAGGAGCTGTATTTGGAGTGAAAAGGAGGATAGACGGATTGGACATGTGGATTAACTTAGATTTTGTTGATGACAATGCAAATCTTAGATGTGCATCACAAAGAACCCGCtcacattttcattcaaaatggGATAAGAAGGAAACGAAGTTGGGAACTTTAAGTTGTCCAATTATTGTTGATGAGGAGGAAGCATCTAAGGAAAATAATAGTGATGAAGGTGATGATATTAGTGATGATGTTGGTGATTTCAAAGTGGTTTCAACTGGAAAGAAATTACAGACAAACAAAAGCAAAGGAAAGCGAGCGGAAAAGATTGATGATAAGGGAGAGAATCCTATTCAAGAGTCAGCTCCTTCTAGAGATGCTGACAGCAATCCACCGGCTGCTGAGATGACTCTGCCTTTGAAGTTCACCTTTGGCGTCGAAGAAGAGCCAGAGCCACCGGAGAAAACGGAAGAGGAGAAAGAACTGGATAGACTTTGGGATGAGCTTGATTATTGTCTTAGATTGACTGAAATTGATTCAGATGATCCTGATAAG GTTGAAGACAATGAGAAAGTTGACAGAGCTACCCTTTGTCCATTCAGAGGGGATCATGACTTAATTCTTGATGAACAAATCGGACGTATATGTAGATATTGCAATTATGTGGCACAAGAGATTAAGGATATCACATTACCTTCT AGTAATTTTTGTCTTAGAAAATTGGGCTGGAGAGACTCACGTGAAATGAACCGCTCCCACTCTGATGAGTTAAAGTCTCAAGATTCGGGATCTGCTTTCAATTCTGGTTGTGATCCTGAGGTTCCTGCTGAAGGCACTGTGTGGGACATCATTCCTAATTTAAAAACCTATATGTATCCACATCAATGTGAAGGTTTTGAGTTTATTTGGAAGAATATAGCGGGAGGAATCCATcttgaaaagtttaaaaaccaaacaacatTTGCTGGTGCAAGCGGATGCATTATATCACATGCTCCTGGGACAGGAAAAACTTGTTTAACCATTTCTTTTCTTCGAACATATTTGAAACTATACCCTACATGCAGACCACTCATTATTGCTCCTTGTAACATGTTCCAAACCTGGGAAAATGAGTTTAAGAAATGGGAGTTTGATATACCATTTCACAATCTGAGTCACCCTAAGTTGTCTGGCAAAGATGATATTCGTAAGTCAATGATGAATTCTTGGAAACATGAAAAAAGCATCTTGTGGATGAGTTACACACTATATGAAGAACTTACCGCACGTGACTACAATTTCAGGAAAATACTTCTTGATGATCCTGGTCTTGTAGTCCTTGATGAAGGTCACATCCCTCGCAATGAGAACAGTCTTATCTTTCAGGTTTTGTCAAATATCAAAACAGAGAAGCGCATCATCCTTTCTGGAACTcctttccaaaataattttgaggAGCTATATAATTCACTCTGCCTGGCAAGGCCAAAGTTTTCACGCGAAAAAGGTAAATGGGATGCTCTTACAAGTTCTTTCACCAACATCACTaatgaaaatgtgaaaaaagagAAGCTGAAGAGGGTAAGAGATATGATTGACCCATTTGTGCATGTGCACAAAGGTTCCATACTACAAGAAAAACTTCCTGGATTGAGGGACTCTTTGGTTATATTACACCCAACCCAGCTGCAGAAGAGTCTCTTGCAAGATCTCAAGAATGACTATGGTACTACAAAGAACCATTTAAAATATGATCATTATAAATCTTTAATCTCTGTCCATCCTTCACTATTGCTCAAGTGTGGTAAAGAAGAGTTTCCTTCTAACAAGCAAAAGAAGTTAGAAAGACTTAGATTGAATGCTGAGGTTGgagtcaaaacaaaatttttaattgaattcatCCGGCTTTCTATGGCTTtgaaagaaaaagttttggtttttagtCAACATCTTGAGCCATTATCATTAATAATGGACCAACTTCAATCTCACTTTGGTTGGACTGAAGGGAATGAGGTATTGTATATGGATGGAAAGATGGAAATTATGCAGCGGCAATCTTCAATTAACGTTTTCAATGATCCAATCAGTGAAGCAAAGGTATTATTTGCATCAACAAGGGCTTGTTCTGAAGGTATAAGTCTGGTTGGGGCTTCAAGGGTTGTTTTACTGGATGTGGTATGGAATCCAGCAGTGGAAAGGCAAGCAGTATGTCGTGCATATAGGCTTGGGCAGAGAAAAGTTGTGTACATCTATCATCTTATTGCTTCCGGGGCAGAGGAAGAGGAAAAGTATAATCTACAATTTGAGAAAGACATGTTGTCTGAGTTACTATTCTCTTCTTCGAGTCAGAGTGATGATCAGCAGAAAATCtcacctaaagtcttagaagaTAAGATTCTGGATGGATTGGTAGAATGtaagaaacttaaatatatgtttaaagAGATAAGACACCAAAAGAAGTCTGGATCGACTAACTGTTAG